A single Crateriforma conspicua DNA region contains:
- a CDS encoding PilZ domain-containing protein, with product MLESDYLARFRQLTRSVSWGIELPSSWKNYFQEKGPSPSYPGDGRMHPRIRLRTHGVVFFDNPLPSVPRSSRPMGVYTKDFSRQGCGFLINEQLFPEEEIRLVLPSFWTRLTVVRARRITSHCYEIGATLNQRFDPEERAFQPCAVHGPSSLPSSAASTASV from the coding sequence ATGCTGGAAAGCGATTATCTCGCACGGTTCCGACAGCTGACTCGATCGGTTTCCTGGGGAATCGAACTGCCAAGTTCTTGGAAAAACTACTTCCAAGAAAAGGGGCCATCCCCTTCCTATCCGGGTGACGGACGAATGCACCCCAGAATCCGTCTGCGAACGCATGGTGTCGTCTTCTTCGATAATCCGTTGCCGTCGGTCCCGCGGTCCAGTCGCCCGATGGGCGTCTATACCAAAGATTTCTCGCGACAGGGTTGTGGATTTCTGATCAACGAACAACTGTTTCCGGAAGAAGAAATCCGCTTGGTCTTGCCGTCGTTTTGGACCAGGTTGACCGTCGTTCGCGCCCGCCGAATCACGTCGCATTGCTACGAGATCGGTGCAACATTGAATCAGCGGTTTGATCCCGAAGAACGAGCCTTTCAACCCTGTGCGGTTCACGGCCCGTCGTCGCTTCCATCATCGGCAGCGTCGACGGCATCGGTCTGA
- a CDS encoding HD-GYP domain-containing protein: MLSADSLIPISVATLVPSTTMGLDLFQRDDADRCVLYRGAEYPLQPDDLQRLRDKGIHQLFITRDSRSQYQEYLREIAAGGDGDPDQIQARTCAMNEVVLDVLENSFAAGDTNETVSVVQQLGDITAQVVSTDGFKASDLFAVLHHDYATFTHSANVAFYAAMLGSKLGYGEEAVSQIVVGGLLHDLGKLDIAEKILCKPGRLDEDEFRVIKQHPTVGFRKLARRGDLSEGQLMMVYQHHERNDGRGYPVGVMGKEIHPWAKICAVVDVFEALTSQRPYRTPMPRTKAFELIERDSGTAFEEEMVRCWKAIISHGSDS; encoded by the coding sequence ATGCTTTCCGCTGACAGCCTTATTCCGATTAGCGTCGCCACGCTGGTTCCATCGACCACGATGGGTCTGGACCTATTCCAGCGTGATGATGCTGATCGCTGTGTGCTGTACCGTGGCGCGGAATACCCACTGCAGCCCGACGACCTACAGCGGCTACGCGACAAAGGCATTCACCAGCTGTTCATCACCCGTGATTCGCGTAGCCAGTACCAGGAATACCTTCGCGAAATTGCCGCCGGTGGCGATGGTGACCCCGACCAGATTCAGGCCCGCACTTGTGCGATGAACGAGGTCGTTCTGGACGTTCTTGAGAACTCGTTTGCCGCTGGCGATACCAACGAAACCGTATCGGTCGTCCAACAACTCGGTGACATCACGGCACAGGTCGTTTCAACCGATGGGTTCAAAGCCAGTGACCTGTTTGCCGTGCTGCATCATGACTACGCCACCTTCACGCATTCGGCCAACGTCGCGTTCTATGCTGCGATGCTGGGATCCAAGCTGGGCTATGGCGAAGAAGCAGTGTCACAGATCGTTGTCGGCGGGCTGCTGCATGACTTGGGCAAGCTGGACATTGCCGAAAAGATCCTGTGCAAACCCGGTCGCTTGGATGAAGACGAGTTTCGTGTCATCAAACAGCACCCGACCGTAGGCTTTCGCAAACTGGCTCGTCGTGGCGATCTGTCTGAAGGCCAGCTGATGATGGTGTACCAACATCATGAGCGAAACGATGGTCGCGGTTACCCGGTCGGCGTGATGGGCAAAGAGATCCATCCGTGGGCCAAGATCTGTGCCGTGGTCGATGTGTTCGAAGCGCTGACCAGTCAGCGACCCTATCGAACGCCGATGCCTCGAACGAAAGCGTTTGAACTGATCGAACGTGATTCCGGAACCGCTTTTGAAGAGGAGATGGTGAGATGCTGGAAAGCGATTATCTCGCACGGTTCCGACAGCTGA
- a CDS encoding NAD-dependent epimerase/dehydratase family protein, producing MRVIVTGSSGLIGSAAVRHWDAAGDEVIGIDNDMRSTFFGPDGSTRWNQERLESETSNFRTAVLDIRDRDGVMDLFKNSPPDLIIHCAAQPSHDKAAAIPFLDFEVNAVGTLNLLEATRQHAPEAVFCHMSTNKVYGDAPNELPLKELDTRWEYADEKDYNGIDEFCRIDQTMHSLFGASKTAADVLAQEYGRYFGLKTGTFRGGCLTGASHSGVELHGFLSYLVHVAVTGKPYTIFGYKGKQVRDQIECSDVVKAFEAFAKNPRPGEVYNIGGGRDNAASVLECIAMIEDISGHKVNYTLGEENRKGDHICYISNLAKLRRDYPDWDIRVSLKDIISQMIAAEESKASAANATG from the coding sequence ATGCGTGTCATCGTTACGGGGTCCAGCGGATTGATCGGTTCGGCGGCGGTGCGGCACTGGGATGCCGCCGGCGACGAAGTGATCGGCATCGACAACGATATGCGGTCGACGTTCTTCGGTCCCGACGGCAGCACGCGATGGAATCAAGAGCGTTTGGAATCGGAAACGTCAAACTTCCGCACCGCAGTGTTGGACATTCGCGATCGTGACGGCGTGATGGACCTGTTCAAAAACAGTCCGCCCGATTTGATCATTCACTGCGCGGCACAACCGTCGCACGACAAAGCGGCGGCAATTCCTTTTTTAGATTTCGAAGTCAACGCCGTCGGCACATTGAATCTGCTGGAAGCAACGCGCCAGCATGCACCGGAGGCCGTGTTCTGCCACATGAGCACGAACAAGGTCTATGGAGATGCACCCAATGAATTGCCGCTGAAAGAATTGGACACTCGTTGGGAATACGCTGACGAAAAAGACTACAACGGGATCGACGAATTTTGTCGGATTGACCAAACGATGCACAGCCTGTTCGGCGCCTCCAAAACCGCCGCCGATGTGCTGGCGCAGGAATACGGTCGATACTTTGGTCTGAAAACGGGCACCTTCCGTGGCGGTTGCCTGACCGGCGCCAGCCACAGTGGTGTCGAATTGCACGGGTTTCTTAGTTACCTGGTGCACGTCGCGGTCACCGGAAAGCCCTACACGATTTTCGGTTACAAGGGAAAACAGGTTCGCGATCAGATCGAATGCAGCGATGTGGTCAAAGCTTTTGAAGCATTCGCAAAGAACCCGCGTCCGGGCGAGGTCTACAACATCGGCGGTGGTCGCGACAACGCCGCCAGTGTGCTGGAATGCATCGCCATGATCGAGGATATCAGCGGTCACAAAGTCAATTACACCTTGGGAGAAGAGAATCGAAAGGGCGACCACATCTGTTACATCAGTAATTTGGCCAAGCTACGCCGCGACTATCCGGACTGGGATATTCGCGTCTCGCTGAAGGACATCATCAGCCAAATGATCGCTGCCGAAGAATCGAAGGCGTCTGCAGCAAATGCGACTGGCTAA
- a CDS encoding UDP-glucose dehydrogenase family protein, translated as MKIAMIGTGYVGLVTGTCFADSGNDVICVDIDEAKIQGLREGKIPIYEPGLSDLVLRSSEEGLLTFTTDLAAAVQACRIVYLAVGTPPAADGSADLTALKTVVDSMAPHLTDDAIVVTKSTVPVGTNEYIFRRLKELLGREVDVASNPEFLKEGAAIEDFMKPDRVVVGVRRPEVGEVLHELYRPFLRTDKPFLTMSPQSAELTKYVANALLSTKISFINEMANLCEKMGGDINDVRRGIGHDQRIGFAFLFPGVGYGGSCFPKDVRALASMARDHGLNPRIMDAVDEVNSEQKKVLKDKIDQHYGGNLTGKRIAVWGLAFKPRTDDIREAPALTLLDYLLEQGATPQVHDPEASENIRAIYGDKLIYCESAMDALNGADALAINTEWKNYHNPNFSEMRTRMNGHVIFDGRNLYEPDQMVEQGFTYHSIGRTVGAAESEPLSA; from the coding sequence ATGAAAATCGCGATGATCGGCACCGGCTATGTGGGGCTGGTAACCGGGACCTGTTTCGCCGACAGCGGCAATGATGTGATCTGCGTCGACATCGACGAGGCAAAGATTCAGGGTCTTCGGGAAGGCAAGATTCCGATCTACGAACCGGGCCTGAGTGACTTGGTTCTGCGAAGCAGCGAAGAAGGCTTGCTGACCTTCACCACCGATCTGGCGGCAGCGGTGCAAGCCTGCCGGATCGTCTATTTGGCCGTCGGTACGCCACCAGCAGCGGACGGCTCGGCCGATTTGACCGCGCTCAAAACGGTCGTCGATTCCATGGCCCCGCATTTGACCGATGACGCCATCGTGGTCACCAAGAGCACCGTTCCGGTGGGCACCAACGAATACATCTTCCGACGATTGAAGGAATTGCTGGGTCGCGAGGTGGATGTGGCCAGCAATCCCGAGTTTTTGAAAGAGGGTGCCGCGATCGAAGACTTCATGAAACCCGATCGCGTCGTCGTCGGTGTGCGGCGGCCAGAGGTCGGCGAAGTCTTGCATGAACTGTACCGACCGTTCCTGCGAACCGACAAACCGTTCCTGACGATGAGCCCCCAGTCGGCCGAACTGACCAAGTACGTTGCCAACGCACTGTTGTCGACCAAGATTTCGTTCATCAACGAAATGGCCAACTTGTGCGAAAAGATGGGTGGCGACATCAACGATGTCCGACGCGGCATCGGCCACGACCAACGCATCGGATTTGCGTTTCTGTTCCCCGGTGTGGGCTATGGCGGCAGCTGTTTTCCGAAAGACGTTCGCGCCTTGGCCAGCATGGCCCGCGACCACGGCTTGAATCCTCGCATCATGGATGCCGTCGATGAAGTCAATTCGGAACAGAAAAAGGTTCTGAAAGACAAAATCGATCAGCACTACGGTGGCAATCTAACTGGCAAGCGGATCGCCGTTTGGGGGTTGGCATTCAAGCCGCGGACCGATGATATCCGCGAAGCTCCCGCACTTACCCTGCTGGATTACCTGCTGGAACAAGGTGCAACGCCACAAGTCCACGACCCCGAAGCATCGGAGAATATTCGGGCGATCTACGGCGACAAGCTGATCTATTGCGAATCGGCAATGGACGCATTGAACGGTGCCGACGCTCTGGCGATCAACACCGAGTGGAAGAATTACCACAACCCGAACTTTTCCGAGATGCGGACCCGCATGAATGGTCACGTCATCTTCGACGGCCGAAACTTGTACGAGCCCGACCAGATGGTCGAACAAGGCTTCACCTATCACAGCATCGGACGAACCGTCGGCGCGGCCGAAAGCGAACCGCTGTCGGCATAA
- a CDS encoding MogA/MoaB family molybdenum cofactor biosynthesis protein → MNGSGDKKRSADENCGCVPVDGPIRVAVITLSDTRSRDNDRSGDRIVDLLTSAGHQLVQRELIRDEPQQLIELLDAIIAKGDAQAVVTTGGTGLAARDQTIDAIQRMLDAELPGFGEHFRRLSIDEIGPSAMLSRATAGRIGRTMIFCLPGSTGAVQTGVQQCILPILRHTVGLVWDDAKSNPNHKDSSAGR, encoded by the coding sequence ATGAATGGGTCTGGCGACAAAAAACGATCCGCCGACGAAAATTGTGGTTGTGTCCCGGTCGACGGCCCGATCCGCGTCGCGGTCATCACACTGAGCGACACTCGAAGTCGCGACAACGATCGCAGCGGGGATCGAATCGTCGATTTGCTGACATCAGCGGGCCATCAGTTGGTGCAACGCGAATTGATTCGCGATGAACCGCAACAGTTGATCGAATTGTTGGACGCAATCATCGCCAAGGGCGATGCCCAGGCGGTGGTCACCACGGGCGGAACGGGATTGGCCGCACGCGACCAGACGATCGATGCAATACAGCGAATGCTGGACGCGGAATTGCCCGGCTTTGGCGAGCACTTTCGTCGGCTTTCGATCGACGAAATCGGCCCCTCGGCAATGCTCAGCCGTGCCACGGCCGGCCGCATCGGACGGACAATGATCTTCTGTTTGCCGGGGTCAACCGGCGCCGTTCAAACGGGTGTACAGCAGTGCATTCTGCCGATTTTGCGTCACACCGTCGGACTGGTGTGGGACGACGCCAAGAGCAACCCCAACCACAAAGACAGTTCGGCCGGCCGGTAA
- a CDS encoding serine/threonine-protein kinase translates to MPTDLTQYWTDNARLYALRSGSKDADAEPLVRQVPDGRVLADALDQPDRSFDRKTLLRLAHTVARGLQTVHRWNRPHGGITARRVWMTSDGRFALLVDVRPDDERSMPDHAVDIGSAAVDTAPAPTDALPPDLRDASASRDFLDLGRLIVRLRYPQAWPGLVDGRDVPEIAKAVRLDEQGDPLDRIVAHLLASNPDARFTSSDVLVRAIRAAAKTTSEGTSDAPPKPPKTVAPSPQLVPHTEATRISVPESPAVVDASRDAPEPTNRDPAAPAVVDPTEAVTPTPRRSPTSSNRRRGRSRRRSPIPILLGMLAIPLLCLCIVLVWQSSQPDPGDRSAARPRVSPDFVPPVINRSTARSGNDSDATPGNEGADSELFAPPQPTETAFRLDGLPPGPGMLIHLRPSDWMADQDGQAVIKALSPELSGAMDELAERTGRAAEEIASLTISLHPGDSGRPEMTWAVDLATPVNRQNWVEQLGLSLSVTATGKKIYSGDDPDSDAYFIPEHDDVSMLSRFTVGSVPMVSEVAEIDGLAISLPRNLQSVWQHCDQTQSLSVVLTPNFLFTDARQWVRRVAPSGLTELARWMVPSVSGVAVTIDLRGDDVYWVTRWSPAGGTNEATLLSQVRRRMDQLPATAEDFLIRSQPEVSWKALAIRLPRMWDFVLRHTRFGLDDRQAVAGGYFPKHTLDQIVLANLLALRTPDSMPAVDPASPPAESLSLSELLQRPMSIAFDQESLESAIDVIREEFTRDLPPGTDAPAIEIKGNDLRLMGITQNQQIRDFQIDRLPLADVLTQLVLSANPDRTATGPTDPKQTLIWIATSDSQKILITTRESAGNYQRVPDQTFGDL, encoded by the coding sequence ATGCCGACTGACCTGACCCAATATTGGACCGACAATGCCAGGCTGTACGCGCTGCGCAGCGGGTCCAAGGATGCGGACGCCGAACCGCTGGTCCGCCAGGTCCCCGATGGTCGCGTGCTGGCGGATGCCTTGGATCAACCCGATCGTTCTTTTGATCGAAAGACCCTGTTGCGACTGGCCCACACGGTCGCCCGCGGCTTGCAAACCGTCCACCGCTGGAATCGTCCCCATGGCGGGATCACTGCCCGCCGCGTATGGATGACGTCTGATGGCCGGTTTGCATTGCTGGTCGATGTCCGGCCTGACGATGAGCGGTCGATGCCGGATCATGCGGTCGATATTGGTTCGGCTGCGGTCGACACCGCGCCGGCCCCCACTGACGCATTGCCGCCGGATCTAAGGGACGCGTCGGCCTCGCGAGATTTTCTAGATCTGGGCCGTTTGATCGTCCGCCTCCGGTACCCTCAAGCTTGGCCCGGACTTGTCGACGGCCGCGACGTCCCGGAAATCGCGAAAGCCGTCCGGCTTGATGAACAGGGCGATCCGCTGGACCGAATCGTCGCCCATTTGCTGGCATCCAATCCAGACGCACGATTCACTTCCAGCGACGTATTAGTGCGAGCGATTCGTGCCGCCGCCAAAACAACCTCCGAAGGTACCAGCGACGCGCCACCGAAGCCGCCAAAGACGGTCGCCCCATCACCGCAGTTGGTGCCGCATACGGAAGCAACACGAATCTCGGTACCGGAAAGCCCCGCCGTCGTCGATGCCAGTCGCGACGCCCCCGAACCGACAAACCGAGATCCAGCGGCCCCGGCCGTCGTGGATCCAACGGAGGCGGTCACCCCGACGCCCCGCCGGTCCCCCACATCCTCCAATCGTCGTCGCGGCCGATCACGACGCCGGTCACCAATCCCGATTTTGTTGGGCATGTTGGCCATTCCGCTGTTATGCCTTTGCATCGTGCTGGTTTGGCAATCATCCCAGCCGGATCCCGGCGACCGCTCGGCCGCACGTCCACGCGTTTCCCCCGATTTCGTTCCGCCGGTCATCAACCGTTCGACGGCCCGATCCGGGAACGACTCCGATGCAACACCTGGAAACGAAGGCGCGGATTCGGAATTGTTTGCTCCACCGCAACCGACCGAAACCGCTTTCCGCTTGGATGGCCTGCCACCAGGACCGGGAATGTTGATCCATCTTCGCCCGTCCGATTGGATGGCCGACCAGGACGGCCAAGCGGTCATCAAGGCTTTGTCACCGGAATTGTCCGGTGCGATGGACGAATTGGCTGAGCGCACCGGTCGCGCTGCGGAAGAGATTGCTTCGCTGACGATTTCGCTTCATCCGGGCGATTCTGGTCGCCCGGAAATGACGTGGGCGGTCGACTTGGCCACTCCGGTGAACCGGCAAAATTGGGTCGAGCAACTTGGACTTTCGCTGTCGGTGACCGCGACAGGCAAGAAGATTTACAGCGGGGACGATCCCGATTCGGACGCCTATTTCATCCCGGAACACGATGATGTGTCGATGTTGTCACGGTTCACCGTGGGTTCGGTCCCGATGGTCAGCGAAGTCGCGGAGATTGATGGACTGGCGATCTCTTTGCCACGCAACCTTCAATCGGTGTGGCAACACTGCGACCAAACGCAAAGCCTGTCCGTTGTGTTGACACCAAACTTCTTGTTCACCGACGCACGACAGTGGGTCCGTCGCGTTGCACCGTCAGGTCTGACGGAACTGGCACGGTGGATGGTTCCATCGGTCAGCGGCGTGGCGGTCACGATCGATCTACGCGGGGACGACGTTTACTGGGTCACGCGCTGGTCGCCCGCCGGAGGCACGAACGAAGCGACTTTGCTGTCGCAGGTTCGTCGCCGCATGGATCAGTTACCCGCAACTGCGGAAGACTTTTTGATCCGTTCACAGCCGGAAGTCTCGTGGAAGGCGCTGGCCATTCGGCTGCCACGCATGTGGGATTTCGTGCTGCGACACACTCGTTTCGGTTTGGACGACCGACAGGCGGTGGCCGGCGGTTATTTTCCCAAGCACACGCTGGACCAAATCGTCTTGGCCAATTTGTTGGCCCTGCGCACTCCGGATTCGATGCCCGCTGTCGACCCCGCTTCGCCACCGGCGGAATCGCTCTCGCTGAGCGAGTTGCTACAGCGTCCGATGTCGATCGCGTTCGACCAGGAATCGTTGGAGTCGGCGATCGATGTGATTCGAGAGGAATTTACGCGGGATCTTCCACCGGGGACAGATGCGCCGGCGATCGAAATCAAAGGAAACGATCTACGGTTGATGGGCATCACCCAGAATCAACAGATTCGCGATTTCCAAATCGACCGTTTGCCGCTGGCCGACGTCCTGACTCAGTTGGTGTTGTCAGCCAATCCGGATCGAACGGCGACCGGGCCGACCGATCCGAAACAGACGTTGATCTGGATCGCCACTTCCGATTCGCAAAAGATCTTGATCACGACACGGGAATCAGCGGGAAATTACCAGCGGGTTCCCGACCAAACCTTCGGCGATCTGTAG
- the glgA gene encoding glycogen synthase GlgA — MNIVYLTTEAVPFAKTGGLADVCGALPSRVAAKGHRCAIVMPAFRSIRQCGLPIETTDISFALPMGPKSLVGGRLLKSQLPGSGIAGADVPVWFIDQPKYFDRESLYGTAAGDYPDNAERFAFFCRAALAALSRIGWSLDVVHCNDWQTGLVPALMRAGQGSAGHEPMPWTSRTATVFTIHNLAYQGSFDADAYPFTGLDWAQFQPESFEFFGRLNFMKAGIVTADAVTTVSPRYAKEIRTPEHGRGLDEVLRGIDDRVSGIINGIDGRVWEPTTDPMIPHNYGVDDWAEGKWQNKWSLQQQFGLFEDRDLPLIGLVGRLADQKGWDLILPVLKQHLAEDRPTQWIVLGSGDPAIEVELQRLHAAYPGRFALHIGFSNELAHRIEAGSDLFLMPSHYEPCGLNQLYSLRYGTVPIVTPTGGLADTVVDASEEALGDGTATGFHVDAFEPWALDQAIGRALHMRYHEPENWKNIVETGMKQDWSWRKSADRYVELYERLISLNRKGQ, encoded by the coding sequence TTGAACATTGTCTACCTGACCACCGAAGCCGTGCCGTTTGCCAAGACCGGCGGTCTGGCCGACGTGTGCGGTGCCCTACCCTCCCGCGTTGCCGCCAAAGGCCACCGCTGTGCGATCGTGATGCCCGCCTTTCGGTCGATCCGTCAGTGCGGATTGCCCATCGAAACGACCGACATCAGCTTCGCCTTGCCGATGGGGCCGAAATCGCTGGTGGGGGGACGTCTGCTGAAAAGCCAATTGCCTGGATCGGGAATCGCAGGCGCCGACGTCCCGGTCTGGTTCATCGACCAGCCCAAGTATTTCGACCGCGAATCACTGTACGGAACCGCGGCCGGTGATTATCCGGACAACGCCGAACGGTTCGCGTTCTTTTGCCGCGCGGCACTCGCCGCGCTCTCTCGCATCGGCTGGTCCTTGGATGTGGTGCACTGCAACGACTGGCAAACCGGGTTGGTTCCCGCATTGATGCGGGCGGGACAAGGCTCCGCCGGCCATGAACCGATGCCCTGGACGTCACGCACCGCCACGGTCTTTACGATTCACAATTTGGCCTACCAAGGCAGCTTTGACGCCGACGCGTATCCGTTCACCGGTTTGGATTGGGCCCAGTTCCAGCCGGAGTCATTCGAGTTCTTTGGGCGGCTGAATTTTATGAAAGCCGGGATCGTGACCGCCGACGCTGTGACCACTGTCAGCCCCCGGTACGCGAAAGAAATTCGTACGCCCGAGCACGGTCGCGGGTTGGATGAGGTTCTGCGCGGGATCGACGATCGCGTTTCAGGAATCATCAACGGTATCGACGGTCGCGTTTGGGAACCGACGACCGATCCGATGATCCCGCACAACTATGGCGTCGATGATTGGGCCGAAGGCAAGTGGCAAAACAAATGGTCGTTGCAGCAGCAGTTCGGGCTGTTCGAAGACCGCGATCTGCCGCTGATCGGCTTGGTCGGACGCTTGGCCGATCAGAAAGGTTGGGACCTGATCTTGCCGGTGTTGAAGCAACACTTGGCCGAAGACCGACCGACCCAGTGGATTGTCTTGGGCAGCGGAGATCCGGCGATCGAAGTCGAACTGCAGCGGCTGCATGCGGCTTACCCCGGGCGGTTTGCACTGCACATCGGGTTCAGCAACGAATTGGCACACCGGATCGAAGCCGGTTCAGATCTGTTTTTGATGCCCAGTCACTATGAACCATGTGGTCTGAATCAGCTTTACAGTCTGCGCTATGGCACGGTTCCCATCGTTACGCCGACCGGCGGACTGGCCGACACGGTGGTCGACGCCAGCGAAGAAGCGCTGGGTGATGGCACCGCAACGGGTTTTCATGTCGACGCGTTTGAACCCTGGGCGCTTGATCAGGCGATCGGCCGCGCGCTGCATATGCGCTATCACGAACCAGAAAATTGGAAAAATATTGTTGAGACGGGGATGAAACAGGATTGGTCCTGGAGGAAGAGTGCCGACCGGTACGTCGAGCTTTACGAACGCCTAATTTCCCTAAACCGCAAAGGCCAGTGA
- a CDS encoding galactose-1-phosphate uridylyltransferase, translating to MPPSTSTSYAFRGVDTHSRFDALSGQWVLFAPDRQNRPCDFVERPHELADASGCPFCAGNESTTPPSVFSIPAADIDLGIDGPVDDDVLDSDPTADWAVRVVPNKYPAVGRHQSSVQVRHLLPAADVSWPACGVSIAGGHEVIIESPRHIESITQLDSEHAGQIFLASKQRFMAWRADPAIRYMLVFKNVGRQAGASLHHSHSQLIAFNQVPTETARTLRRKMTHYAKTGCCLQCDMIRSEMKSMERVIARTDHLVAYCPFASAFAMQVRITTTQHADRFENLSDALVMEVGRLTRRVTSWLERWRPGIAYNYLLHTRPPHWDGAEEAFHWALDIIPRTSFIAGLELGCGTMMNTMLPEEAASVYQRLAKRDSLRSV from the coding sequence GTGCCCCCTTCTACGTCGACCTCTTACGCCTTTCGTGGCGTCGACACGCATTCGCGATTTGATGCGTTGTCGGGACAGTGGGTCCTGTTCGCACCGGACCGACAAAACCGGCCCTGTGATTTTGTCGAGCGTCCGCACGAACTAGCCGATGCATCGGGATGCCCGTTTTGTGCGGGCAATGAATCGACCACACCGCCGTCAGTTTTTTCGATTCCGGCGGCGGACATTGACTTGGGAATCGATGGTCCGGTGGATGATGATGTGTTGGATTCGGATCCCACCGCGGATTGGGCCGTACGCGTCGTCCCGAACAAATACCCTGCGGTCGGGCGCCATCAAAGTTCGGTCCAGGTCCGACACTTGTTGCCCGCAGCGGATGTCAGTTGGCCTGCATGTGGTGTGTCCATTGCCGGTGGCCATGAAGTCATCATCGAATCGCCGCGACACATCGAATCAATCACCCAACTGGATTCCGAGCACGCCGGACAGATCTTTTTGGCATCCAAGCAGCGGTTCATGGCTTGGCGGGCGGATCCGGCGATCCGGTACATGTTGGTTTTCAAGAACGTCGGCCGCCAAGCGGGCGCATCTTTGCACCATAGCCACAGCCAGCTGATCGCCTTCAATCAGGTGCCTACCGAAACCGCACGCACCCTGCGGCGTAAGATGACGCACTACGCGAAGACCGGATGCTGTCTTCAGTGCGACATGATCCGCAGCGAGATGAAATCAATGGAGCGTGTGATTGCACGCACCGATCACTTGGTCGCCTACTGTCCCTTCGCCAGTGCATTTGCGATGCAGGTGCGGATCACCACCACCCAGCATGCCGACCGTTTCGAAAACTTGAGCGACGCGTTGGTGATGGAAGTCGGTCGTCTGACGCGGCGTGTCACCAGCTGGCTGGAACGGTGGCGGCCCGGCATCGCTTACAACTACCTGCTGCACACTCGCCCGCCCCACTGGGATGGCGCCGAAGAAGCATTCCACTGGGCGTTGGACATCATTCCCCGCACCAGTTTCATTGCCGGCTTGGAACTGGGTTGCGGCACGATGATGAACACCATGTTGCCCGAAGAAGCGGCCAGCGTTTATCAGCGTCTGGCCAAACGCGACAGCCTACGATCGGTCTAG